In Candidatus Poribacteria bacterium, one genomic interval encodes:
- the ccsA gene encoding cytochrome c biogenesis protein CcsA → MGSLSAKIIAVITAILIFVSLYLIFGYARVEGTMLEVQKIFYYHVSAALTVFVAFGVNCVFSIKYLIQRKPNDDLLAVAAAELGLIFCTIALLSGPIWARYAWNTWWNWEPRLTSTLILWLMYVGYFILRSALEEDKRGIYSAVLGIIAYLDVPIVYYAVDIWQGGLHPDRGTKWNLETTMRHTWMVALLAFIMLFILLLIVRYRIKRTQARYEIMRQKHLREAL, encoded by the coding sequence GTGGGAAGCCTAAGTGCAAAAATTATAGCCGTCATTACCGCAATCCTCATCTTTGTTTCGCTCTATCTCATCTTCGGATACGCGCGGGTTGAAGGCACAATGCTGGAAGTGCAAAAGATCTTCTACTATCACGTCTCTGCAGCGTTGACCGTGTTTGTAGCCTTCGGTGTCAACTGCGTGTTCAGTATCAAGTACCTCATTCAACGGAAACCGAACGACGATCTGCTTGCAGTCGCTGCAGCGGAACTGGGACTTATCTTTTGCACTATCGCCCTCCTTTCCGGTCCTATCTGGGCAAGATACGCATGGAACACATGGTGGAATTGGGAACCGCGCCTCACGAGTACGCTCATCCTTTGGCTGATGTACGTCGGTTATTTTATTCTCCGTTCCGCTTTGGAAGAGGACAAGCGCGGGATCTATTCAGCCGTCCTCGGAATTATCGCTTACCTTGATGTACCGATTGTGTATTATGCTGTCGATATCTGGCAAGGCGGTTTACATCCCGACCGTGGAACGAAATGGAACCTTGAGACGACGATGCGTCATACATGGATGGTAGCACTCCTCGCATTTATTATGTTATTTATCCTTTTGCTAATCGTCCGGTATCGTATCAAAAGAACCCAAGCGCGTTATGAAATAATGCGGCAGAAGCATTTACGGGAGGCACTTTGA
- a CDS encoding asparagine synthetase B — translation MFHIRLIRITFVFILILSCFGVNVASAQWLLIPMEIGAQTNHLKAYGLTYWALEVPREYRCYWWLNYRGGAFVLPDSQDVRLQATLMGVRFEPINHADYTSIKESVLESSNMDEILLEKAPKIAVYAPSEASPYRDPWDDAVKIALDYAQIPYDEIWDKEVQSGILELGEYDWLHLHHEDFTGQHGKFHASFSSQVWYQQRMLMFEKAATEAGFKRVARHKGQTAQMIADYIANGGFIFAMCSAPETLDIALATHGGAIDIVAPELDGTPIEAEADAKLDFQRTLAFENFNLYTNPYRYEFSDIDNPNPDRDAQSGVEDFKLFEFAAKHDPIPTMLTQNHVSVVPGFLGQTTSFNMNRIRGSITILGEVEGSNYAKYIHGKLGKGTFTFLGGHDPEDYRHLVGEGKIPTNLDLHKHSPGYRLILNNILFPAARKKPQKT, via the coding sequence ATGTTCCATATTCGACTTATCCGTATTACCTTCGTTTTCATACTGATACTCTCCTGCTTCGGCGTGAACGTCGCCAGCGCGCAATGGCTCTTGATACCGATGGAGATCGGTGCACAAACCAATCATCTGAAGGCTTATGGCTTGACGTACTGGGCATTAGAGGTTCCGCGCGAGTACCGGTGTTATTGGTGGCTCAATTACCGCGGTGGTGCGTTCGTTCTGCCGGATTCACAAGATGTACGACTGCAAGCGACATTAATGGGTGTCCGTTTTGAACCGATAAACCACGCTGACTATACCAGTATAAAGGAATCCGTCCTCGAAAGTAGCAACATGGACGAGATTCTGTTAGAAAAGGCACCGAAGATCGCCGTATACGCGCCATCAGAAGCGTCGCCCTACCGAGACCCTTGGGACGATGCGGTCAAAATCGCACTGGACTACGCACAGATCCCTTACGACGAAATCTGGGATAAAGAGGTCCAAAGCGGGATACTGGAACTCGGTGAGTACGACTGGCTGCACCTCCACCACGAAGACTTCACGGGACAGCACGGTAAATTCCACGCCTCGTTTTCATCTCAGGTTTGGTACCAGCAGCGGATGCTGATGTTCGAGAAAGCCGCCACGGAAGCCGGATTTAAGCGGGTCGCACGACATAAAGGGCAGACAGCGCAAATGATTGCTGACTATATCGCCAACGGTGGGTTCATCTTCGCAATGTGTTCAGCCCCTGAAACACTCGACATCGCATTGGCGACACACGGTGGGGCAATCGACATCGTCGCTCCGGAATTGGATGGCACACCGATTGAAGCAGAGGCTGACGCGAAACTTGACTTTCAGCGCACCTTGGCATTTGAAAATTTCAATCTCTATACGAATCCGTACCGTTACGAATTCTCGGACATAGACAATCCGAACCCAGATCGAGACGCACAGAGCGGGGTTGAAGATTTCAAACTTTTTGAATTTGCCGCAAAGCACGATCCGATCCCGACGATGCTCACGCAAAACCATGTCAGTGTTGTACCGGGCTTTCTTGGGCAGACGACATCGTTTAACATGAACAGGATTCGAGGTTCCATCACGATTTTAGGGGAGGTAGAAGGCAGTAATTATGCCAAATATATCCACGGTAAACTGGGAAAAGGCACCTTTACGTTCCTCGGTGGACACGATCCTGAAGACTACCGCCACCTTGTCGGAGAGGGAAAAATTCCGACGAACCTTGACCTGCATAAACACTCACCCGGTTACAGATTGATACTCAACAATATCCTGTTTCCGGCTGCCCGCAAGAAACCGCAGAAAACGTGA
- the nadE gene encoding NAD(+) synthase, whose amino-acid sequence MKAVLATCNLNQWSLDFEGNTARIIESIEMAKASGARYRLGPELEITGYSCEDHFLELDTLQHSWESLGCILKGGHTDGILCDIGMPIMHKNVRYNCRVFVLDGKLLLIRPKMILASDGNYREARWFTAWERGWTTEDYTLPQEITELTGQRKVPIGIAAIATTDTLLAAETCEELFVPMSPHIHFGNAGVEIIANGSGSHHELRKLDTRIALIRNASAKSGGAYLYANQQGCDGGRLYFDGCALIAQNGEILAQGSQFSLKDVEIVTATVNLHDVRAYRGAKASRAVQASKTEQLPQIDVDFALNPPQSEGTPRITLKINPHYHIPEEEIALGPACWLWDYLRRSGAAGFFVPLSGGADSGAVATIVGSMCQLVAKAIREKNESVIRDVSRWLAEGETPDVFTDPCVLANRLLYTCYIGTENSSRDTQKRAKQLAEQIGAYHLNINMDGLVKALQTLFIRITQKTPRFKVEGGSYRENQALQNIQARLRMVLSYLFAQMMPWVRNREGTLLVLGTGNVDEALRGYLTKYDCSSGDINPIGGISKHDLRRFLNWAKDNLGYTTLSEIVDAPPTAELEPITETYTQIDEDDMGMTYAELSHFGRLRKMEQCGPVSMFEKLVQEWDHLPPHEVAEKVKRFFRYYAINRHKMTTLTPSYHAESYSPDDNRFDLRQFLYNVQWTWQFRHIDARVKKLEAEM is encoded by the coding sequence ATGAAAGCAGTCCTTGCGACGTGTAATCTGAATCAATGGAGCCTTGATTTTGAAGGCAATACCGCCCGTATCATTGAATCCATAGAGATGGCGAAAGCGAGCGGTGCAAGGTACCGGTTGGGACCGGAACTGGAGATCACGGGATATTCTTGCGAAGACCATTTCCTGGAGTTGGACACACTTCAGCACAGCTGGGAGTCGTTGGGGTGTATCCTCAAAGGTGGACACACAGATGGCATTCTGTGCGATATCGGGATGCCTATCATGCACAAAAACGTCCGTTACAACTGCCGCGTTTTCGTATTAGACGGCAAACTGCTGTTAATCCGACCGAAGATGATACTCGCAAGCGATGGCAACTACCGAGAGGCGCGCTGGTTTACTGCATGGGAGCGCGGTTGGACAACCGAAGATTATACGCTGCCACAAGAGATTACCGAATTGACCGGACAACGGAAGGTGCCTATCGGCATTGCAGCGATTGCCACTACGGACACACTCTTGGCAGCCGAAACCTGTGAGGAACTCTTCGTCCCGATGAGTCCTCATATCCATTTCGGAAACGCCGGTGTCGAAATCATAGCGAATGGTTCAGGTTCCCACCATGAGTTACGGAAATTGGACACGCGCATCGCGCTCATTCGGAACGCGTCTGCCAAAAGCGGTGGGGCCTACCTTTACGCGAACCAACAAGGGTGTGACGGCGGTAGGCTTTATTTTGACGGCTGCGCACTGATTGCACAAAACGGTGAAATCTTAGCACAAGGTTCCCAGTTCTCACTCAAAGATGTCGAGATCGTCACTGCTACGGTGAACCTGCACGATGTCCGGGCGTATCGCGGTGCAAAGGCGAGTCGGGCTGTACAGGCAAGTAAAACTGAGCAGCTTCCACAGATAGATGTTGACTTTGCGCTCAATCCCCCGCAGTCGGAAGGCACGCCGAGAATAACACTAAAGATCAATCCACACTATCACATTCCCGAAGAAGAGATAGCCCTCGGTCCCGCTTGTTGGCTTTGGGACTACCTGCGGAGATCGGGTGCTGCAGGGTTCTTCGTTCCGCTCTCTGGGGGTGCGGACAGCGGGGCCGTCGCAACGATTGTCGGTTCAATGTGTCAACTCGTCGCTAAAGCCATCCGCGAAAAGAATGAATCGGTTATCCGTGATGTCAGCCGATGGTTAGCGGAGGGTGAAACCCCTGATGTCTTCACAGATCCGTGTGTTCTTGCCAATCGTTTGTTATATACATGCTACATCGGCACGGAGAACAGTTCCCGCGATACACAGAAACGAGCGAAACAACTCGCTGAGCAAATCGGAGCATATCACCTAAACATCAATATGGATGGGCTTGTGAAGGCGTTGCAAACGCTCTTTATCCGCATCACGCAAAAAACACCCCGATTCAAAGTGGAGGGTGGATCGTATAGAGAAAATCAGGCACTCCAGAACATACAGGCGCGACTCCGGATGGTGCTCAGTTACCTCTTCGCGCAGATGATGCCGTGGGTGCGGAACCGTGAAGGCACCCTCCTCGTTTTAGGCACGGGGAACGTTGACGAAGCACTCCGTGGCTACCTTACGAAATACGATTGCAGTAGCGGCGACATCAACCCGATTGGTGGGATTAGTAAACACGACCTACGCAGATTCCTCAACTGGGCTAAGGATAACCTCGGCTATACGACGCTCTCGGAAATTGTTGACGCGCCGCCGACAGCAGAATTGGAACCGATAACCGAAACCTACACGCAAATCGATGAAGATGATATGGGAATGACCTACGCCGAATTGAGCCATTTCGGGCGACTCCGAAAAATGGAGCAGTGTGGTCCCGTCAGCATGTTTGAGAAATTAGTGCAAGAATGGGATCATCTGCCGCCGCATGAAGTTGCTGAGAAGGTAAAACGGTTCTTTAGATATTATGCTATCAATCGGCACAAAATGACAACACTAACGCCCTCCTACCACGCTGAATCTTATTCGCCAGATGACAACCGTTTCGACCTGCGACAATTCCTCTATAACGTCCAATGGACCTGGCAGTTCCGTCACATCGATGCCCGTGTTAAGAAACTGGAGGCGGAGATGTGA
- the map gene encoding type I methionyl aminopeptidase yields the protein MDKLRIKSKVEIEKMKRSGEAAATVLKRIGEAIAPGVSTADLERISRKTIAEVNATSSFLGYQLPEHDPYPSTICTSINDVVIHGIPNKRDVLQEGDIIGIDTAVSIDGYHGDNAYTFPVGEISPSASRLLKVTRGSLYDAIAEAKPGNRIGDISSKLQKGAESQGFSVLQSFAGHGIGRSLHEAPEIPCLGVAGRGLRLRPGMVLAIETMVNIGLPDVEMLADGWTIMTLDGSLSALFEHTVAVLSDGPEILTGSSLWEA from the coding sequence ATGGACAAACTTAGAATCAAAAGTAAGGTCGAAATTGAGAAGATGAAGCGGAGCGGTGAGGCGGCAGCGACCGTGTTGAAGCGTATCGGAGAGGCAATCGCCCCGGGTGTATCCACCGCCGATTTGGAACGCATCTCGCGTAAGACAATCGCTGAGGTCAACGCCACATCTTCCTTTTTGGGCTACCAACTTCCTGAACACGACCCTTATCCTTCCACAATATGTACCTCAATTAACGATGTCGTCATCCACGGGATTCCAAACAAAAGGGATGTTCTGCAAGAAGGAGACATCATCGGGATTGATACGGCTGTGAGTATTGACGGCTACCACGGTGATAACGCCTATACTTTTCCCGTTGGAGAGATTTCACCATCAGCCAGTCGGTTGCTTAAAGTAACGCGGGGTTCGCTGTACGATGCGATTGCAGAGGCGAAACCGGGAAACCGTATCGGCGACATCTCTTCCAAATTACAAAAAGGGGCAGAGTCTCAAGGGTTTTCCGTCCTTCAGAGTTTTGCGGGACACGGCATCGGGCGGAGTCTGCATGAGGCACCGGAGATCCCTTGCTTGGGGGTTGCTGGACGCGGTTTGCGTTTAAGACCAGGGATGGTACTCGCAATTGAAACAATGGTTAACATTGGACTGCCCGATGTGGAGATGTTAGCAGATGGATGGACGATTATGACCTTAGACGGTAGTTTGTCTGCCCTTTTTGAGCATACGGTCGCTGTCCTTTCGGACGGACCTGAAATTCTAACTGGGAGTTCACTGTGGGAAGCCTAA
- a CDS encoding SRPBCC family protein — protein sequence MKTFLFKTQQTLEQPLTEVFEFFSNAHNLAVITPPWLKFEVLTPAPIEMVVGTRIDYKLKLRGIPVRWQSEITEWDPPHAFADEQRRGPYRIWRHKHTFDETEDGIVVGDSVEYAVWGGALVDKFFVRPDIEQIFAYRTEQLAEIFHQRKNSNLS from the coding sequence ATGAAAACTTTCCTTTTTAAAACACAACAGACGCTTGAACAACCCCTAACGGAAGTTTTTGAATTCTTTTCTAACGCACATAACCTCGCTGTGATTACACCGCCGTGGCTCAAGTTTGAAGTCCTAACCCCCGCCCCGATTGAAATGGTCGTCGGAACGCGTATTGATTACAAGCTAAAACTACGTGGCATCCCTGTCCGCTGGCAGAGTGAGATTACCGAGTGGGATCCACCTCACGCCTTCGCAGATGAACAACGCCGCGGTCCTTATCGGATCTGGCGGCATAAGCATACCTTTGATGAGACAGAAGACGGTATCGTTGTCGGCGATTCGGTGGAATATGCGGTCTGGGGAGGTGCGCTTGTTGACAAATTTTTCGTGCGTCCGGATATAGAGCAAATCTTTGCTTACCGCACCGAGCAGTTAGCTGAAATCTTCCATCAGAGGAAGAATAGCAACTTATCGTAA
- a CDS encoding transglycosylase SLT domain-containing protein, translating into MLRKHTLFLLILILVLIVLLSAVMSVPSDLRLLVLTPKMLKYRRLIQQHAAKQGLDARLVCALIVQESGFDENAQSPVGAQGLTQLMPKTAEELGVRDPLDAAQNIAGAARHLRNLYRAFPQSPYEQRHRLVLASYNGGLGRVRDAQALVRRHEVGNPRLWRPVSVALRQLTQKHAHIHREVWESGKPPHGYFQGFNETLDYVKRVMHYYERICFYDKLLFFL; encoded by the coding sequence ATGCTGCGCAAACACACACTCTTCCTTCTTATTCTAATACTCGTCTTAATCGTCCTGTTAAGTGCAGTCATGAGCGTCCCGTCGGATTTGCGGTTGCTCGTCCTGACACCAAAGATGCTTAAGTATAGAAGACTGATTCAGCAACACGCTGCCAAACAAGGGTTGGACGCTCGTCTGGTCTGTGCGTTGATTGTGCAGGAATCTGGGTTTGACGAAAACGCACAAAGCCCGGTAGGTGCGCAAGGACTAACCCAATTGATGCCCAAAACAGCAGAAGAACTCGGGGTGCGAGACCCACTTGACGCGGCGCAGAACATCGCGGGTGCAGCGCGTCATCTAAGGAATTTATACCGCGCTTTCCCACAAAGTCCTTATGAGCAGCGTCACCGGTTGGTGTTAGCGAGCTACAACGGCGGTCTCGGACGCGTCCGTGATGCACAAGCACTCGTCCGTCGTCATGAAGTAGGAAATCCACGCTTATGGAGACCCGTGAGCGTTGCCCTTCGTCAATTGACGCAGAAGCACGCACACATCCATCGTGAAGTGTGGGAAAGCGGGAAACCACCGCACGGTTATTTTCAGGGGTTCAACGAAACGTTAGACTACGTGAAGCGGGTGATGCATTACTACGAACGCATCTGTTTTTACGATAAGTTGCTATTCTTCCTCTGA
- a CDS encoding CcmD family protein yields the protein MKIIVVISFLVVLGLFLFATQVPITLTDDEVAKAVSETSSELPVDEELLERAVKLSVEKLEQGQSTRLKYLAAAYFVIWLVFILYLLRLGQQQRELDKRLSQLEQTPDNEVEE from the coding sequence ATGAAAATAATCGTTGTGATAAGTTTTTTGGTGGTTTTGGGGTTATTCTTGTTCGCAACGCAAGTGCCGATCACCTTGACAGATGATGAAGTCGCGAAGGCTGTTTCAGAGACAAGCTCGGAATTGCCTGTGGACGAAGAGCTCCTGGAACGGGCAGTGAAACTATCCGTTGAGAAACTCGAACAGGGACAAAGCACTCGCCTCAAGTATCTTGCCGCTGCCTATTTCGTCATTTGGTTGGTTTTTATACTGTACTTACTCCGCTTGGGACAACAGCAGCGAGAACTCGACAAACGGCTTTCTCAATTAGAACAAACACCTGACAACGAGGTAGAAGAATAA